A genomic stretch from Sphingobacterium sp. ML3W includes:
- a CDS encoding 7TM diverse intracellular signaling domain-containing protein — MKCWFFLICIFILASLPSRAQLTIDQSGQRLLIGHMLERYTGPETSDFSTVSSSSTFQSLNSEVPNLGTSPNAIWLRLPVKNNTKQDLDLLLEIAYPLLDEIELYSPNENGTYQSIKLGEHQNFSIRKYKVPNYVFDIHLHCQSEKTFFLRIKSIEQIILPIYLSSERKFMAQMNSDSLLSGIYIGIVFIMAIYNLFLFFSVRDKGYLYYVLYVVCAGITQMGIKGYSFQYLWPNWPYFATKGPIIFGCLSGLNALLFAGSFLQLEKNAPRSKRIITIFIILFALGTILALFNRTQPAFFVMQVTTGIGSLFVLYLSYRIMISGYRPAKYFVYGWTVLLLGSVVFLLKDYGILDYNNFTSNSVQIASVIEMALLSFGLAYSINILKQEKEESQQRELAISLENEQLIREQNTVLEQKVDERTHELKESNESLQITLAHLKEAQSQLVEAEKMASLGQLTAGVAHEINNPINFVTSNVAPLKRDINMIWETLDEVERIAFTTGLSDSEKQSQIKKFKDDLDIGYLKTEVDYLLKGMDEGAHRTAEIVKSLRIFSRVDEDTLKFADINEGLMSTMIILNNVINNSIEVEKHLANLPKIECHAGKLNQVFLNIITNAVYAIGKKFGGKSGGKLSIETGLTADQSAIYVKIADNGIGIPENIRDRIFEPFFTTKDVGEGTGLGMSIAYNTIAKHHGKIIVESEIGEGTAFTLHIPVQQTN; from the coding sequence ATGAAGTGCTGGTTTTTCCTGATCTGTATTTTTATTCTCGCAAGCCTACCATCACGTGCCCAGCTCACTATTGATCAATCTGGGCAACGGTTGCTGATTGGTCATATGCTCGAGCGCTATACAGGCCCCGAAACCTCAGATTTTTCAACAGTTTCATCATCATCGACCTTTCAATCGCTGAACAGTGAGGTGCCTAACCTAGGGACATCGCCCAATGCCATCTGGTTGCGTCTACCTGTTAAAAATAATACCAAACAAGATTTAGATCTTCTTCTGGAAATCGCCTATCCATTGCTGGATGAGATTGAACTATATAGTCCTAATGAGAATGGCACATATCAATCCATTAAACTGGGAGAACATCAGAATTTTTCGATCAGAAAATATAAAGTTCCCAATTATGTGTTTGACATTCATCTGCACTGTCAGTCGGAAAAGACCTTTTTTCTCCGCATTAAAAGTATCGAGCAAATTATATTGCCGATCTACTTAAGTAGCGAACGCAAATTTATGGCGCAGATGAATAGCGATAGCCTCCTTAGTGGTATTTATATTGGTATCGTATTCATTATGGCGATATACAACCTTTTTCTGTTTTTTTCTGTTCGGGACAAGGGCTACCTCTATTATGTCCTATATGTTGTTTGTGCAGGGATCACTCAAATGGGTATCAAAGGCTATAGTTTTCAATATTTATGGCCTAACTGGCCTTATTTTGCGACCAAAGGTCCGATTATTTTCGGCTGTTTGTCTGGACTTAACGCCCTTCTCTTCGCAGGTTCATTTCTCCAATTAGAGAAGAATGCTCCTCGATCAAAACGGATAATCACGATCTTTATCATATTATTTGCCCTTGGTACCATCCTCGCATTGTTCAATCGGACACAGCCCGCATTTTTTGTGATGCAAGTGACCACTGGTATAGGTTCATTATTTGTCCTCTATTTATCCTACCGCATCATGATCAGCGGATATAGGCCGGCGAAATACTTTGTCTATGGCTGGACTGTTCTATTATTGGGATCCGTAGTATTTTTATTAAAAGACTATGGGATATTAGACTATAACAACTTTACGAGCAATTCGGTACAAATTGCCTCAGTTATCGAAATGGCTTTACTTTCTTTTGGTCTGGCATACAGTATCAATATACTTAAACAGGAAAAAGAAGAGTCCCAACAACGAGAATTGGCTATCTCTCTGGAAAATGAGCAACTTATCCGTGAGCAGAATACGGTGTTAGAACAAAAGGTAGATGAACGGACACATGAACTAAAAGAATCCAATGAGTCGCTACAAATAACATTGGCACATCTGAAAGAAGCCCAGTCACAGCTTGTCGAAGCCGAAAAAATGGCTTCTTTAGGGCAATTGACTGCAGGAGTAGCTCATGAGATAAATAACCCGATCAACTTTGTCACTTCCAATGTCGCCCCACTAAAGCGCGACATCAATATGATCTGGGAAACACTGGACGAAGTTGAGCGTATTGCATTTACTACGGGCCTTTCCGATAGTGAAAAACAGTCACAGATCAAAAAATTTAAAGATGATTTGGATATTGGATATCTGAAGACCGAAGTAGATTATCTATTGAAAGGAATGGACGAAGGTGCTCATCGAACAGCAGAAATTGTAAAAAGTTTACGTATCTTTTCTCGTGTCGACGAAGACACCTTAAAATTTGCGGATATCAATGAAGGCCTGATGTCCACCATGATAATACTTAACAACGTAATAAACAATTCGATAGAGGTAGAAAAACATCTTGCAAATCTACCAAAGATCGAATGCCATGCCGGAAAACTGAATCAGGTATTTCTGAATATTATCACTAACGCAGTGTATGCCATAGGCAAAAAATTCGGTGGGAAAAGTGGAGGGAAACTAAGTATTGAAACGGGGCTTACAGCTGATCAATCCGCTATTTATGTTAAAATAGCAGACAACGGTATCGGCATCCCAGAAAACATTCGAGACCGAATTTTTGAACCCTTTTTTACGACAAAAGATGTAGGTGAAGGAACAGGACTAGGCATGTCTATTGCCTATAATACTATTGCAAAACATCATGGTAAGATTATTGTAGAATCAGAAATAGGAGAGGGAACAGCTTTTACATTACACATTCCTGTACAACAAACAAATTGA
- a CDS encoding hybrid sensor histidine kinase/response regulator → MQTEIEILYIDDEANNLVGFKANFRYDYVIHTASNTAEAEKILLSNPDIRVIFCDQRMPGELGIDFLHRIKKDYPKPIRILLTAYADMDTVIDAINKGHIFRFVRKPWMREEIISAIEEANKFYVANSLLETKNQELQKAYDELDKFAYSVSHDLRDPLTGVLSAVKLGLEFNNIDRIHELLTLMDSSLVSLDAYIDSLRDYYLLRRGELMLSEINFDELFGNVRQFYKMYTQNKDVTFDIHVEQKEPFHCDKAILELILHNLLSNAFKYQQKEQTNPFVKLSVDVSDKHATIVVSDNGIGISPEHIGDIFKLFFRGSDQAKGMGFGLYNVQNALLKLQGAIDVQSPPNTGTTFTVRIPSK, encoded by the coding sequence ATGCAGACGGAGATTGAAATATTATATATTGATGATGAAGCAAATAACTTGGTTGGTTTTAAAGCAAATTTTAGATACGACTATGTCATTCATACCGCATCAAATACTGCCGAAGCCGAAAAAATACTTCTTTCCAACCCGGATATCCGTGTGATCTTTTGTGATCAGCGTATGCCTGGGGAACTGGGAATAGATTTTCTCCACCGCATCAAAAAAGATTATCCTAAGCCAATCCGTATTCTATTGACCGCCTATGCAGACATGGATACGGTTATAGATGCGATCAATAAGGGGCATATATTTCGGTTCGTTCGCAAACCCTGGATGCGTGAAGAAATTATCTCTGCGATCGAAGAGGCGAATAAATTTTATGTCGCAAATTCATTATTGGAGACAAAGAACCAAGAATTGCAGAAAGCATACGATGAGCTCGATAAGTTTGCATATAGTGTGAGCCATGATTTACGTGATCCCTTAACTGGCGTACTCTCTGCGGTAAAACTAGGACTAGAATTTAACAACATAGACCGCATCCACGAGTTGCTTACCTTGATGGATAGTTCCTTGGTCAGTCTGGATGCCTACATTGATAGTCTAAGGGACTACTATCTGTTGCGGAGAGGTGAGCTCATGCTCTCTGAAATTAATTTTGATGAACTTTTCGGCAATGTTAGACAATTCTATAAAATGTACACACAAAATAAGGATGTAACATTTGATATTCATGTGGAGCAGAAAGAGCCATTTCATTGTGATAAAGCCATACTGGAATTAATCTTGCACAATCTACTATCCAATGCTTTTAAATATCAGCAAAAAGAGCAGACGAATCCATTTGTCAAATTATCGGTCGATGTATCTGACAAACATGCTACTATTGTCGTGAGTGATAATGGTATTGGAATTTCTCCCGAACATATCGGTGATATTTTCAAGTTATTCTTTAGAGGCAGTGATCAGGCCAAAGGAATGGGATTTGGCTTATATAATGTACAGAACGCCCTACTTAAGCTACAGGGGGCAATCGATGTGCAATCGCCACCAAATACAGGAACAACATTTACGGTTAGGATA
- a CDS encoding methyltransferase domain-containing protein yields MDTKHYSAGYLQDTGDFLKQLKIHSYSPFNTIKEGLVADLGCGTGMDAVNLANMLGSNVQVIGIDHDATLIDHAKSGSKDLSNVNFVQGEVYQLGFENESVSGIRMERLVQHLTAPQNMFQEVYRILRKEQPLVIVETIWNSLTFYTQHVEIEAKICHYLTEEKVNNGWAGNKLTADLLANGFQQVQLQTFNMVTSSREEANRYLFLDKILLEMFEKGKLSQTEYDNFQLTLNQLDESGCFLVSMNLVIAQAKK; encoded by the coding sequence ATGGATACTAAACACTATAGCGCCGGTTATTTACAGGATACCGGAGACTTTCTCAAGCAACTAAAAATACATTCCTATAGCCCTTTTAACACCATCAAAGAAGGGCTCGTTGCCGATTTGGGCTGCGGTACCGGGATGGACGCTGTTAACCTTGCAAATATGTTAGGCAGCAATGTACAGGTCATTGGCATTGACCATGATGCTACATTGATTGATCATGCCAAGTCAGGCAGTAAGGACCTCAGCAACGTCAATTTCGTACAGGGCGAGGTGTATCAGCTCGGTTTCGAGAATGAAAGCGTTTCAGGCATACGGATGGAACGTCTTGTTCAGCATCTAACAGCTCCACAAAACATGTTTCAGGAGGTCTATCGCATATTGCGCAAAGAGCAACCGTTGGTCATTGTGGAGACAATCTGGAATAGCCTGACTTTCTACACACAACATGTTGAGATAGAGGCCAAGATATGTCATTACTTGACCGAAGAGAAGGTCAATAATGGTTGGGCAGGCAATAAGCTAACGGCTGATCTCCTTGCAAATGGATTTCAACAGGTTCAACTACAAACATTCAATATGGTTACAAGCTCCAGAGAAGAAGCCAACCGTTATTTATTTCTGGACAAGATACTGTTGGAAATGTTTGAAAAAGGTAAATTAAGTCAAACCGAATACGACAATTTTCAGCTCACATTAAACCAATTGGATGAATCGGGCTGCTTTTTAGTCTCCATGAATTTAGTAATCGCACAAGCAAAAAAATAG